Proteins encoded by one window of Antechinus flavipes isolate AdamAnt ecotype Samford, QLD, Australia chromosome 4, AdamAnt_v2, whole genome shotgun sequence:
- the LOC127560611 gene encoding transmembrane epididymal protein 1A-like, which produces MTTLAGHLFPGLIFVFLGIYYAVLTSLALLRGQRLLVLPLPPRNKRTQGWLQQLPMEGLGKTFCGIFGVIGTFFIPLGSNRFAMIDWEDPGQPFLHHNSWQHMTMYTFLLLSGLVDTVSRCCLARQQVKLEQAAWAFAFHGASLLFISHLQGRDALETRAHLLVVLPLMLAGLVLTIELWFPDQPMLWILKAWMTLQFGSWFAQIGNFLYSPITGHPWRADKPGDIMFLTTFFCWHLIVNALLIAAIYGLCVLWHQRHPPQQGAKGAGYRLCPTDSASEELKKLMVEMN; this is translated from the coding sequence ATGACTACCTTAGCTGGCCATCTGTTCCCTGggttgatttttgttttcctcgGAATCTACTATGCTGTGCTGACGTCTCTGGCCCTCCTGAGGGGGCAGCGGCTCCTGGTCCTGCCACTTCCTCCCCGGAATAAGAGAACGCAGGGCTGGCTACAGCAGCTACCCATGGAGGGTTTAGGGAAGACTTTTTGCGGCATCTTTGGCGTGATAGGTACTTTTTTCATTCCGCTGGGATCCAACAGGTTCGCCATGATAGATTGGGAAGACCCCGGACAGCCGTTCTTGCATCACAACTCCTGGCAACACATGACCATGTACACTTTCTTGCTCCTCAGTGGTCTGGTGGACACAGTGAGTCGGTGCTGTCTGGCCAGGCAGCAGGTGAAGCTGGAGCAAGCGGCCTGGGCCTTCGCCTTCCACGGAGCTTCCCTGCTtttcatctcccacctccagGGCAGGGATGCCCTGGAAACCCGTGCCCATCTCCTAGTAGTGCTGCCCCTCATGCTGGCCGGTCTGGTGCTGACCATTGAACTCTGGTTCCCTGACCAGCCCATGCTTTGGATACTCAAGGCATGGATGACTCTCCAGTTTGGTTCGTGGTTTGCTCAGATAGGGAACTTCCTCTACTCTCCAATTACCGGCCACCCTTGGAGGGCAGATAAACCTGGAGATATCATGTTCCTCACCACCTTCTTCTGTTGGCACCTGATCGTGAATGCTCTGCTGATAGCTGCCATTTATGGGCTCTGTGTCCTCTGGCACCAGCGGCATCCCCCTCAGCAGGGGGCCAAGGGCGCTGGGTACCGGCTGTGCCCCACAGATTCTGCCAGTGAGGAACTAAAGAAGCTGATGGTTGAGATGAACTAG